In Mastigocladopsis repens PCC 10914, a single window of DNA contains:
- the hepC gene encoding heterocyst development glycosyltransferase HepC produces the protein MATSLIPTLPNYYTVKQQQQDNPSQYCTLQWRRGQLVVMLPGVVKQPYMPSLDRKQLLVECLNHSPINLVRIDPKLGEAKLKFWADACEQASKPIFLRIPSSNKQPKQTDSALWWFKRFTDWLAALVFLLAVSPIMLGLVLLMSLYYPGSLFSCEWHVGERGKLFKVFKFRTTTLSKKAIGEQAIAHQSNLCQREDEQEITTLGRWMRKYGLENLPQLLNVLRGEMSLTGPKCLSLEDAVRLNIQTQRQLNALPGITSLSQVEEKFQPVESGCGETL, from the coding sequence ATGGCAACCTCACTAATACCAACATTACCGAATTACTATACTGTGAAGCAGCAACAACAAGATAATCCCTCTCAGTACTGCACACTTCAGTGGCGACGGGGTCAGTTGGTGGTGATGCTTCCTGGAGTGGTGAAACAGCCCTATATGCCTTCACTGGATAGAAAGCAATTGTTAGTGGAGTGTTTAAACCATTCTCCAATAAATTTGGTTCGCATAGATCCAAAACTCGGTGAAGCAAAGCTAAAATTTTGGGCAGATGCGTGCGAGCAAGCCAGCAAGCCCATATTCCTACGCATACCCTCTAGCAATAAACAGCCGAAACAAACCGACTCAGCATTATGGTGGTTCAAGCGGTTCACGGACTGGCTTGCAGCGTTAGTATTTCTGCTTGCTGTGAGTCCAATTATGCTGGGATTAGTTTTGCTAATGAGCCTTTACTATCCAGGCTCACTTTTTTCTTGTGAGTGGCATGTTGGAGAACGGGGTAAGCTCTTTAAGGTTTTTAAGTTTCGCACAACCACACTCAGTAAAAAAGCAATTGGGGAGCAGGCAATCGCACATCAAAGCAATTTGTGTCAGCGCGAAGATGAGCAAGAGATAACAACGCTAGGGCGTTGGATGCGTAAGTACGGACTGGAGAATCTGCCGCAGTTATTAAATGTGTTGCGGGGTGAAATGAGTTTGACAGGACCCAAGTGCTTGTCTTTGGAAGATGCAGTACGGTTAAATATTCAAACGCAACGACAGCTGAATGCGCTACCAGGAATCACCAGTTTATCCCAGGTAGAAGAGAAGTTCCAACCTGTTGAATCTGGATGCGGTGAAACACTCTGA
- a CDS encoding GumC family protein produces MVQSSLSPYVNPVTESEPGYGQLFAVLIRRFPWFLAAFVASIAIAGVMTKRTPATYKSSMQLLVEPNYQGKQQGGGNGVETQFADANIEIDAATQINLMQSSRLLQKAVDQLKSEYPDMTVAELKSSLALEQIKTKEDNVATKIFEVQYTDKDPVKTHKVLDVIQKVYLDYNIKQQDERLGKGLKVIRGQLKKVNEEVAAAEANLQRFRRTQNLIDPETQAKAIQDELARIEQERGTTRSLYDEAAAAYKSLQQQLQSNPQNALVEARLSQSTRYQGLLNEIQKTELALAQERLRFTDEAPSVQKLAEQLQSQKALLQQEQRRTLGAEYAQATSQTQPLLQQGQKSQIDLSLSAKLVDTQTTIVSLSARDQVLAKKEQELRGELKRFPILLAEYGRIEPQVKLSRERLQELLKAEQQLRQELAKGGFNWEVVEEPQLGFRTGPNVQQNLMLGAVVGLMLGGVAAFVREAADDSVHTTAELEKQVAIPILGTTPKLPPAKTRESVIKLPFGKPDVPAPWTIQVLQSPPRWESLDLIYKNIELLNSVSSFKSLMITSALSDDGKSALALGLAMSAARLHKRVLLIDANLRDPSLHKQLNLPNEQGLSTLLASDVTLPNQISIQSSGSSYIDILTAGPTPADPANLLSSPRMQQLMATFEENYDLVLIDSTPVLGLVDAMLTASSCRGVVMVASIGRVTRTQLAQATAILSRLNLLGVVANGVSNSTSTYVPYAQQQRFALQQAMEK; encoded by the coding sequence GTGGTTCAAAGCAGTCTAAGTCCATATGTGAATCCAGTTACTGAGTCAGAACCGGGTTACGGACAACTGTTTGCGGTTTTAATACGCAGATTTCCTTGGTTTTTAGCAGCATTTGTGGCTTCTATTGCCATTGCAGGTGTGATGACAAAAAGGACACCAGCTACCTACAAAAGCTCAATGCAGCTCTTGGTAGAACCTAACTATCAAGGAAAGCAACAGGGCGGTGGCAATGGTGTAGAAACTCAGTTTGCTGACGCTAATATTGAGATAGATGCTGCAACCCAGATCAACTTGATGCAAAGCTCTAGACTGCTCCAAAAAGCAGTTGATCAACTCAAGAGCGAGTATCCAGATATGACAGTAGCTGAACTTAAAAGCTCTTTGGCTTTAGAGCAAATAAAAACCAAGGAAGATAATGTTGCTACTAAAATATTTGAGGTGCAATATACCGATAAAGATCCAGTTAAGACACATAAAGTCCTGGATGTGATTCAGAAAGTTTATTTAGATTACAACATCAAACAGCAGGATGAGCGTTTAGGAAAAGGGCTTAAAGTTATCCGGGGACAGTTAAAGAAAGTAAACGAGGAGGTTGCTGCTGCTGAGGCTAATTTACAAAGGTTTCGCAGAACGCAAAATCTTATAGATCCAGAGACACAGGCAAAAGCCATACAGGACGAATTGGCTAGGATTGAGCAAGAGCGCGGCACAACTCGTTCTCTGTATGATGAGGCTGCTGCTGCATATAAATCTTTACAACAACAGCTTCAAAGTAATCCACAGAATGCCCTTGTCGAAGCTCGTCTGAGCCAGTCTACTCGCTATCAAGGATTACTGAACGAAATCCAAAAAACAGAACTAGCTCTGGCGCAGGAACGCTTGCGTTTTACAGACGAAGCTCCGAGTGTGCAAAAGTTGGCAGAACAACTTCAAAGCCAGAAGGCATTATTGCAGCAAGAGCAAAGACGAACTTTAGGGGCAGAGTATGCTCAAGCAACTAGCCAGACACAGCCTCTCCTACAACAAGGACAGAAAAGCCAAATTGACCTCAGCCTCTCAGCTAAGTTAGTAGACACACAAACCACAATAGTGTCTTTAAGCGCTCGCGACCAAGTTCTGGCGAAGAAAGAGCAAGAACTACGTGGTGAACTCAAACGATTCCCCATCTTACTAGCTGAGTACGGTCGCATAGAGCCTCAGGTAAAACTGAGCCGCGAAAGATTGCAGGAACTTTTGAAAGCAGAACAGCAATTGCGGCAAGAACTTGCCAAGGGAGGATTTAACTGGGAAGTTGTGGAAGAACCACAATTAGGTTTCCGGACCGGTCCTAACGTTCAGCAGAACCTGATGTTAGGTGCCGTGGTGGGGCTGATGTTGGGAGGTGTTGCTGCCTTTGTCCGTGAAGCTGCTGATGATTCCGTTCATACCACTGCTGAATTGGAGAAGCAGGTTGCCATCCCAATATTGGGAACCACTCCCAAATTACCGCCTGCAAAAACCAGAGAATCAGTCATCAAGTTACCTTTTGGCAAGCCAGATGTTCCTGCTCCTTGGACAATTCAGGTATTGCAATCCCCACCGCGTTGGGAATCACTGGATCTAATCTATAAAAATATTGAACTTTTGAACTCTGTTTCTTCGTTCAAATCTTTGATGATTACCTCAGCCTTATCAGATGATGGTAAATCTGCTCTGGCATTAGGTCTGGCAATGAGTGCTGCTCGTTTACATAAACGGGTACTGCTGATTGATGCCAACCTACGCGATCCCAGTCTGCACAAACAACTGAATCTTCCCAACGAACAGGGGCTGTCCACTTTACTGGCAAGTGATGTCACTCTACCCAACCAAATTAGTATCCAGTCCTCAGGCTCATCCTACATTGATATTTTGACCGCCGGACCAACACCTGCTGACCCAGCTAATCTGTTAAGTTCCCCTCGGATGCAGCAATTAATGGCAACATTTGAGGAGAATTATGATTTGGTACTCATAGATTCCACTCCAGTTCTTGGCTTAGTGGATGCTATGCTTACGGCATCATCTTGTCGTGGTGTGGTCATGGTAGCCAGTATTGGTAGGGTGACTCGAACCCAACTCGCGCAAGCCACAGCCATACTGAGTAGGTTAAACTTACTTGGAGTTGTGGCAAATGGGGTATCAAACTCTACCAGTACCTATGTTCCCTATGCACAGCAACAGCGATTTGCGCTACAACAAGCTATGGAGAAATAA
- a CDS encoding glycosyltransferase, producing MKIALVHDYLTQKGGAERVFELLCKRYPEADIFTSLYDPDQTIDLGERIVNTTFLQNIPGAAKYFRLMAPFYFPAFRALDLQDYDLIISSSTSFAKAVRKNSGARHICFCHNVTRFLWDTETYLREYGDYRYFAPLIEQVFQVMRKVDLACAQEPDLYIANSSVVARRIKSTYGKKAIVINYPIDTSKFVFSDTKEDFYLASARMISYKRLDIIVEAFNWLGWRLLISGNGPEKERLKSKALGNIEFVGHVTDTQRTQLFSKAQSVIVAALEDYGLVPVEANASGTPVISFGAGGVLDTQIPGKTGVFFKRQTPESLQAALLEAREIYWDYENIRNHAVANFSEEAFFSKVEEVIEQACTVNTLFI from the coding sequence ATGAAAATTGCCTTAGTGCATGATTATTTAACCCAAAAAGGAGGGGCAGAGCGCGTTTTTGAATTGCTTTGTAAGCGCTACCCCGAAGCAGACATTTTTACTTCTCTATACGACCCCGACCAAACCATTGACTTAGGTGAGCGCATTGTCAACACAACCTTCCTGCAAAATATTCCAGGAGCAGCGAAGTATTTCAGGTTGATGGCTCCCTTCTATTTTCCAGCATTTCGCGCCTTAGATTTGCAAGACTACGACCTCATTATTAGCAGTAGCACAAGCTTTGCCAAAGCAGTTCGAAAGAACTCAGGGGCACGCCACATTTGCTTTTGTCATAATGTGACCCGTTTTTTGTGGGATACAGAAACTTATTTACGCGAGTACGGAGACTATCGATATTTTGCTCCTTTAATCGAACAAGTGTTTCAAGTCATGAGAAAGGTAGACCTTGCCTGTGCACAGGAACCTGACCTTTACATTGCGAATTCCAGCGTTGTAGCTCGTCGTATTAAAAGTACCTACGGTAAAAAAGCAATTGTTATTAACTATCCAATAGACACTAGTAAATTTGTTTTTTCAGATACAAAAGAAGACTTTTATCTTGCCTCAGCTCGGATGATCAGCTACAAGCGTCTTGATATAATAGTCGAAGCTTTTAACTGGCTGGGATGGCGGTTACTGATATCAGGAAATGGTCCAGAAAAAGAAAGGTTAAAGTCTAAAGCATTAGGCAATATCGAGTTTGTAGGACACGTAACTGATACACAACGCACTCAGTTGTTTTCTAAAGCTCAGTCTGTTATAGTGGCAGCCCTAGAAGATTATGGATTAGTTCCAGTAGAGGCAAATGCGAGTGGAACACCTGTTATCTCTTTTGGAGCGGGTGGGGTATTAGATACTCAAATACCTGGTAAAACAGGAGTCTTTTTTAAGAGGCAAACACCCGAATCATTGCAAGCTGCACTACTAGAAGCCAGGGAAATCTATTGGGATTACGAAAATATCCGTAATCATGCGGTGGCAAACTTCTCGGAAGAGGCTTTCTTTAGTAAAGTCGAGGAAGTTATTGAACAAGCTTGTACCGTAAATACATTATTCATTTAA
- a CDS encoding NAD(P)H-dependent oxidoreductase: MIIVDRALQARESAGNPIKVGMIGAGFMGRGIVNQITNSVPGMELVAISNRNIDAAKRAYSEAGVEDYKDVSTVTELQDAIAHNKSAVTEDAMLLCRAEGIDALIEVTGAVEFGAHVVMEAIAHGKHVIMMNAELDGTIGSILKVYADKAGVILTACDGDQPGVQMNLYRFVKSIGLTPLLCGNIKGLQDPYRNPTTQEAFAKRWGQKAHMVTSFADGTKISFEQAIVANATGMKVAKRGMLGYDFNGHVDEMTKMYDVEQLKELGGIVDYVVGAKPGPGVFVFGTHDDPKQQHYLNLYKLGEGPLYSFYTPYHLCHFEVPLSVARAVLFQDYVLSPLGAPLVDVVTTAKIDLKAGETLDGIGYYMTYGQCENSNIVQEQNLLPMGLAEGCRLKRDIAKDQVLTYDDVELPEGRLCDKLRYEQNTYFAQSKTLAAV; this comes from the coding sequence ATGATTATTGTAGATCGCGCCTTACAAGCCCGGGAGTCAGCAGGTAACCCCATCAAAGTTGGGATGATTGGTGCTGGCTTTATGGGACGAGGAATTGTTAATCAAATTACAAATTCAGTTCCAGGTATGGAGTTAGTTGCTATCTCCAACCGCAATATTGATGCAGCCAAGCGAGCATATTCGGAAGCAGGGGTCGAAGATTACAAAGATGTTTCCACCGTTACCGAATTGCAAGATGCGATCGCCCACAATAAGTCAGCAGTGACGGAAGATGCAATGTTACTGTGCCGCGCTGAGGGGATCGATGCACTGATTGAAGTCACAGGTGCGGTAGAGTTTGGCGCTCATGTGGTGATGGAGGCGATCGCCCATGGCAAGCACGTCATTATGATGAACGCTGAACTCGATGGCACTATCGGTTCCATTCTCAAAGTGTACGCTGACAAAGCAGGAGTCATCCTCACCGCCTGCGATGGCGATCAGCCAGGGGTGCAAATGAACCTCTACCGCTTCGTAAAAAGTATAGGCTTAACTCCGCTGTTATGTGGTAACATCAAAGGTTTACAAGACCCCTATCGTAATCCCACGACACAGGAAGCATTTGCCAAACGTTGGGGTCAAAAGGCTCACATGGTAACAAGCTTCGCCGACGGAACAAAAATATCCTTCGAGCAGGCGATCGTTGCCAACGCCACAGGTATGAAAGTTGCCAAGCGGGGAATGCTCGGATATGACTTTAACGGTCATGTCGATGAAATGACCAAAATGTACGATGTTGAACAGCTTAAAGAACTGGGCGGCATCGTTGATTACGTTGTTGGCGCAAAACCCGGTCCAGGGGTATTTGTATTTGGAACTCACGACGATCCAAAGCAACAGCACTACCTCAACTTGTACAAATTAGGTGAAGGTCCGCTTTACAGCTTTTATACTCCTTACCACCTCTGTCACTTTGAGGTGCCACTGTCTGTTGCTCGCGCTGTTCTCTTCCAAGACTACGTCTTAAGTCCTTTAGGCGCTCCCCTAGTAGATGTCGTTACCACTGCCAAAATCGACTTAAAAGCAGGAGAAACTTTAGATGGTATTGGCTACTACATGACCTACGGACAATGCGAAAATTCCAACATTGTTCAAGAGCAAAACCTCTTGCCCATGGGTTTAGCCGAAGGATGTCGTCTCAAGCGAGATATTGCAAAAGACCAAGTCCTCACCTATGACGATGTGGAACTACCTGAAGGCAGACTGTGTGACAAACTGCGATATGAGCAAAACACTTATTTTGCTCAATCCAAAACCTTGGCAGCAGTTTAA
- the rfbC gene encoding dTDP-4-dehydrorhamnose 3,5-epimerase, which produces MIFTETELQGAYFIDLEEKHDHRGFFARTFCAKEFEAHGLKPVVAQCNLSFNYKQGTLRGMHYQIAPAAETKLIRCTQGAIYDVIIDMRPESPTYLQHIGVELTADNRRALYVPEMFAHGYQALTDGAEVLYQVGEFYTPGYERGLRYDDPFFNIQWPVEVTEISDKDQNWPLMRMMTVGGTL; this is translated from the coding sequence ATGATTTTTACCGAAACCGAACTTCAAGGTGCATACTTCATTGACTTAGAAGAAAAGCACGATCATCGTGGTTTCTTTGCTCGTACTTTTTGCGCTAAAGAATTTGAGGCACATGGTTTAAAGCCAGTGGTTGCCCAATGTAACTTGTCATTTAATTATAAACAAGGGACGCTGCGAGGAATGCACTATCAAATTGCGCCAGCAGCAGAAACCAAATTAATTCGCTGTACTCAAGGCGCTATCTATGACGTGATTATTGATATGCGTCCTGAGTCTCCTACTTACCTTCAACATATTGGTGTGGAACTTACTGCAGATAACCGCCGCGCCCTATACGTTCCAGAAATGTTCGCTCACGGCTATCAAGCACTAACAGATGGAGCAGAGGTGCTGTATCAGGTAGGAGAGTTTTACACACCTGGATACGAGCGGGGGTTACGCTATGATGACCCATTTTTCAATATTCAATGGCCTGTGGAAGTGACTGAAATTTCCGACAAAGATCAGAATTGGCCTTTGATGAGAATGATGACCGTGGGAGGCACATTGTAA
- a CDS encoding phytanoyl-CoA dioxygenase family protein, which produces MFNTIINKISDLRSELGYRAALLNHARKLPALEERDRVIVNALKRDGVYVTTLEDLGLGSTSDLLQAAYTQLSRMKAENNSNLTQRLPKISTVTDLREFSEWGREQKLFNIIENYIGLPVAFQGVHLRKDFPNENQFGTLLWHKDSEDRRMVKMIIYLTDVDEKHGPFEYVPLSLTSKSRLNYYRIYYKLWRSGYIGITDEQLREVIPEAKWKSCPGPAGTVIFTDPKTTLHHGTLRTEERSALFFVYTANSPKRPELCTQYWDDTFAKPESSQELDSVTALR; this is translated from the coding sequence GTGTTCAACACTATTATAAACAAAATATCTGATCTGAGATCTGAATTAGGTTATAGAGCAGCACTTTTGAACCATGCAAGAAAATTGCCTGCTCTAGAAGAACGCGATCGCGTCATTGTCAATGCTCTCAAACGCGATGGAGTTTATGTTACAACACTCGAAGATTTGGGATTAGGCTCTACATCTGATCTTCTCCAAGCAGCTTACACTCAATTGTCGAGAATGAAGGCTGAGAACAACAGCAATTTAACTCAAAGATTGCCAAAAATTTCCACAGTGACAGATTTACGAGAATTCTCTGAGTGGGGACGAGAACAAAAGCTGTTTAACATTATCGAAAATTACATCGGTCTTCCTGTTGCCTTTCAAGGGGTACATTTACGCAAAGATTTTCCCAACGAAAATCAGTTTGGCACGCTCCTATGGCATAAAGACTCGGAAGACCGCCGGATGGTTAAAATGATTATTTATTTGACCGACGTAGACGAAAAACACGGTCCTTTTGAATACGTCCCCTTATCTTTGACCTCGAAATCCCGCCTAAATTATTACCGGATTTACTACAAACTTTGGCGTTCAGGATACATAGGAATCACTGATGAACAGCTCAGGGAAGTCATCCCAGAAGCAAAATGGAAATCATGCCCCGGACCTGCGGGTACCGTCATTTTCACAGATCCAAAAACTACTTTACACCACGGAACCCTACGGACAGAAGAAAGATCAGCGCTATTTTTTGTTTACACTGCAAACTCCCCGAAACGGCCAGAACTTTGCACTCAGTATTGGGATGATACTTTTGCCAAACCAGAGTCATCTCAAGAACTTGATTCAGTGACAGCCCTTAGATAG
- a CDS encoding glycosyltransferase family 2 protein — translation MRKLLTIAIPTYNRAELLDKQLAWLAQAIKGFESDCEIFVSDNCSTDNTQEVIRKWQTTLSHITFKSNKNIENIGVMRNIIHCLKSAKTKYVWTIGDDDPIENRAIPYVIAKLKKHEDLSLLFLNFSGRNKITGEPVHPPTIVDNRWFDVDSEDGNGDGKAIFEHCFSKSVGAVIFLTASVYHTDLVQRALHIWQEAENNWISLAYLAGYCAANGKVIVTKDTYIECIVGVSYWQKEPKSALLMQYKHVSEVLMKLEENGYPKRYCRRMILKNFKEANLKVFLGALRRWPVFAIQTIVPFLALVGMSVFDAIATREFKMAQTTQPSAQNIQKYQG, via the coding sequence ATGAGGAAATTACTCACAATCGCTATTCCCACTTACAATCGGGCAGAATTACTTGATAAGCAACTGGCATGGCTTGCTCAAGCTATCAAGGGCTTTGAATCTGATTGTGAAATTTTTGTTTCTGATAATTGTTCAACAGACAATACTCAAGAGGTGATTAGAAAGTGGCAAACAACTCTTAGTCATATCACATTTAAATCCAACAAAAATATCGAAAATATCGGGGTCATGCGGAATATCATTCATTGCTTAAAGTCCGCAAAGACTAAATATGTTTGGACAATTGGTGATGATGATCCCATTGAGAATAGAGCAATTCCTTACGTTATTGCCAAACTCAAGAAACATGAAGATTTGTCATTACTGTTTCTAAATTTTTCTGGTCGTAATAAAATTACTGGTGAACCCGTACACCCGCCTACAATAGTTGATAACCGTTGGTTTGATGTTGACAGTGAAGATGGGAATGGCGATGGGAAAGCCATATTTGAACACTGTTTTTCAAAAAGTGTTGGTGCAGTCATCTTTCTCACCGCTTCTGTATATCACACTGACTTGGTACAACGTGCTCTTCACATCTGGCAAGAAGCTGAGAATAACTGGATTTCCTTAGCATACTTAGCTGGGTATTGCGCTGCTAATGGCAAGGTTATCGTCACTAAAGATACCTACATAGAATGTATTGTCGGTGTAAGTTATTGGCAAAAAGAGCCAAAATCAGCACTGTTAATGCAATACAAACACGTGTCTGAAGTTCTCATGAAACTGGAGGAAAACGGATACCCTAAGCGATATTGCCGCCGAATGATTTTGAAGAATTTCAAAGAAGCTAACTTGAAGGTTTTCTTAGGTGCTTTGAGAAGATGGCCCGTGTTCGCCATCCAGACTATAGTTCCCTTTTTGGCTTTAGTAGGTATGTCTGTTTTTGATGCAATAGCTACTAGAGAATTCAAAATGGCACAAACAACGCAGCCGTCTGCTCAAAACATCCAAAAATATCAAGGGTAA
- a CDS encoding NAD-dependent epimerase/dehydratase family protein: protein MKILVTGTEGYLGSLLPPLFIERGHEVIGVDTGFYKVGWLYNGTQVTAKTLTKDIRHITSEDLQGVDAIVHMAELSNDPTGQLAPHITYEINHKGSVRLAKLAKEAGVRRFVYMSSCSVYGVATEGDVTEESAVNPQTAYAECKTLVERDVKPLADDDFSPTFMRNATAFGASPRMRFDIVLNNLAGLAWTTKEIKMISDGTPWRPLVHALDICKAIVCAVEAPRDIVHNQIFNVGDTANNYRVKEIAQIIAEVFPDCKLSFGDQGADNRSYRVSFEKINTVLPGFKCDWNAQRGAQQLYDLFLQIDMTEDVFLHRGFTRLKQLEYLIRTQQIDKDFFWSK, encoded by the coding sequence ATGAAAATTCTAGTCACTGGGACTGAAGGTTATCTTGGTAGTTTATTGCCTCCCTTGTTCATCGAACGAGGACATGAAGTTATTGGCGTAGACACAGGCTTTTATAAAGTCGGTTGGTTGTACAACGGTACTCAAGTCACAGCGAAAACTCTCACTAAAGATATTCGCCATATCACCTCAGAGGATTTGCAAGGTGTTGATGCCATAGTTCACATGGCTGAACTGTCGAATGACCCAACAGGACAACTCGCACCGCATATCACTTACGAGATTAACCATAAGGGTTCAGTTCGTCTTGCCAAATTGGCAAAAGAAGCGGGTGTGCGTCGTTTTGTGTATATGTCTTCGTGCAGTGTCTATGGCGTTGCTACCGAGGGTGATGTCACAGAAGAATCTGCTGTCAATCCGCAAACCGCCTATGCAGAATGTAAGACGTTGGTAGAGCGAGATGTCAAGCCACTCGCTGATGATGACTTCTCTCCTACGTTTATGCGGAATGCCACTGCCTTTGGTGCTTCACCAAGGATGCGCTTTGATATTGTTTTAAACAATTTGGCTGGTTTGGCATGGACGACCAAAGAAATTAAGATGATCAGTGACGGTACACCTTGGCGTCCGTTAGTCCATGCGTTGGATATTTGCAAAGCTATTGTTTGCGCGGTGGAAGCTCCTCGTGATATCGTACACAACCAAATCTTTAACGTGGGAGATACGGCAAATAATTATCGAGTCAAAGAAATTGCCCAAATTATTGCTGAAGTTTTCCCTGATTGCAAATTGAGCTTTGGTGATCAAGGTGCAGACAATCGTAGCTATCGGGTATCTTTTGAGAAAATTAACACCGTTCTACCCGGCTTTAAATGTGATTGGAATGCTCAACGAGGAGCACAGCAGTTGTATGATTTGTTCTTGCAAATTGATATGACTGAAGACGTTTTCTTGCATAGAGGGTTCACTCGATTAAAGCAGCTAGAGTATCTCATTCGTACTCAGCAAATTGACAAAGATTTCTTCTGGAGTAAGTAA
- a CDS encoding glycosyltransferase family 8 protein has product MFLNSNVQPIVLVCAADNNYAMPLAVTVRSAIANLKKNHKVALYVLDGGITEANKHRISKSLNHEQVSILWVQPDETLFENLVLTRHLTLACYYRLLITEFLPSEFHKAIYLDTDMIVTGDLAELWAIDMGDNYALAVQDDVELYIGMSEGLRNYREVGICPDYKYFNSGLLVINLDKWRADDIGSKVIEYIRQNREYVRNDQDGLNAVLAGKWGELHPKWNQMPQIHQYSSWKDSPFTEEIYDELRHRPCIIHFTNSPKPWYAGLQAECKHPKKHLFFQYLDMTDWSGWRDTFWRRLWRKFMKATSLTTSKL; this is encoded by the coding sequence ATGTTCCTTAACTCAAATGTTCAGCCAATTGTTCTTGTTTGTGCTGCTGATAATAACTATGCAATGCCACTTGCTGTCACAGTTCGTTCAGCAATAGCCAACCTCAAAAAAAACCATAAAGTAGCATTATATGTTCTTGATGGAGGTATTACTGAAGCTAACAAACACAGAATTAGCAAATCACTGAACCACGAACAGGTCAGTATTTTATGGGTGCAGCCAGATGAGACGCTCTTTGAGAATTTAGTATTAACCAGACATTTAACCCTGGCTTGCTATTATCGGCTTCTGATTACTGAATTTTTACCAAGCGAGTTTCATAAGGCAATTTATTTAGATACCGACATGATAGTGACCGGAGACTTAGCAGAGTTATGGGCTATCGACATGGGAGATAACTATGCATTAGCAGTTCAAGACGATGTTGAATTGTACATAGGAATGTCTGAGGGTTTGAGAAACTATCGTGAGGTGGGAATCTGTCCAGATTACAAATATTTTAATTCTGGACTTTTAGTCATTAATCTTGACAAGTGGCGAGCAGATGATATTGGAAGCAAGGTTATTGAATACATAAGACAAAATAGAGAGTATGTACGTAACGATCAAGATGGACTAAACGCAGTTCTTGCAGGTAAATGGGGAGAACTTCATCCGAAATGGAATCAAATGCCCCAGATACATCAATATTCATCCTGGAAAGATAGCCCTTTTACAGAGGAGATTTATGACGAACTGCGACACCGCCCTTGCATTATTCACTTCACCAATTCTCCTAAACCCTGGTATGCAGGATTGCAAGCAGAATGTAAACACCCTAAAAAACATTTGTTCTTCCAATATCTTGACATGACAGACTGGTCAGGATGGCGAGATACCTTTTGGAGACGGCTTTGGAGAAAATTCATGAAAGCCACATCATTGACTACCTCAAAACTTTAA